From Camelus dromedarius isolate mCamDro1 chromosome 12, mCamDro1.pat, whole genome shotgun sequence, the proteins below share one genomic window:
- the LRRC51 gene encoding leucine-rich repeat-containing protein 51 isoform X3: MVEFQASVTDLLSEEPRTGLRPLRHSKSGKPMTQSLWLNNNVLNDLRDFNHVVSQLLEHPENLAWIDLSFNDLTCIDPILTTFFNLSVLYLHGNSIQHLGEVNKLAVLPRLRSLTLHGNPIEEEKGYRQYVLCTLPRITTFDFSGVTKADRTTAEVWKRMNIKPKKVQVKHNVS; the protein is encoded by the exons ATGGTGGAGTTTCAGGCATCAGTGACAG ATCTGTTAAGCGAGGAGCCAAGGACAGGGCTACGACCACTAAGGCACTCAAAATCGGGGAAGCCAATGACCCAGTCCCTGTGGCTGAATAATAATGTCCTCAATGACCTGAGAGACTTCAACCATGTGGTTTCACAGCTGTTGGAGCATCCGGAGAACCTGGCCTGGATCGACCTGTCCTTCAACGACTTGACTTGCATTGACCCT ATCCTGACAACTTTCTTCAACCTCAGTGTCCTCTATCTCCATGGCAACAGCATCCAGCACCTTGGAGAGGTGAACAAGCTGGCTGTCCTCCCTCGGCTCCGGAGCCTGACACTCCATGGGAACCCcatagaggaagagaaggggtaCAG GCAGTATGTGCTGTGCACCCTGCCCCGTATCACCACGTTCGACTTCAGTGGGGTCACCAAAGCAGACCGCACAACAGCTGAAGTGTGGAAACGCATGAACATCAAACCCAAGAAGGTCCAGGTCAAGCACAACGTATCCTGA
- the LRRC51 gene encoding leucine-rich repeat-containing protein 51 isoform X4, protein MNKCNYMNTSVQEPPLDYSFRSIHVTQDLLSEEPRTGLRPLRHSKSGKPMTQSLWLNNNVLNDLRDFNHVVSQLLEHPENLAWIDLSFNDLTCIDPILTTFFNLSVLYLHGNSIQHLGEVNKLAVLPRLRSLTLHGNPIEEEKGYSSDILGSEWLQEHQGSVEMPQRPP, encoded by the exons ATGAACAAATGCAACTATATGAACACTTCAGTGCAAGAGCCCCCACTTGACTACTCCTTCCGAAGCATCCATGTGACCCAAG ATCTGTTAAGCGAGGAGCCAAGGACAGGGCTACGACCACTAAGGCACTCAAAATCGGGGAAGCCAATGACCCAGTCCCTGTGGCTGAATAATAATGTCCTCAATGACCTGAGAGACTTCAACCATGTGGTTTCACAGCTGTTGGAGCATCCGGAGAACCTGGCCTGGATCGACCTGTCCTTCAACGACTTGACTTGCATTGACCCT ATCCTGACAACTTTCTTCAACCTCAGTGTCCTCTATCTCCATGGCAACAGCATCCAGCACCTTGGAGAGGTGAACAAGCTGGCTGTCCTCCCTCGGCTCCGGAGCCTGACACTCCATGGGAACCCcatagaggaagagaaggggtaCAG CTCAGATATCCTGGGGTCAGAGTGGCTTCAGGAGCACCAAGGTTCTGTGGAGATGCCTCAGAGGCCTCCATGA
- the LRRC51 gene encoding leucine-rich repeat-containing protein 51 isoform X1 — translation MNKCNYMNTSVQEPPLDYSFRSIHVTQDLLSEEPRTGLRPLRHSKSGKPMTQSLWLNNNVLNDLRDFNHVVSQLLEHPENLAWIDLSFNDLTCIDPILTTFFNLSVLYLHGNSIQHLGEVNKLAVLPRLRSLTLHGNPIEEEKGYRQYVLCTLPRITTFDFSGVTKADRTTAEVWKRMNIKPKKVQVKHNVS, via the exons ATGAACAAATGCAACTATATGAACACTTCAGTGCAAGAGCCCCCACTTGACTACTCCTTCCGAAGCATCCATGTGACCCAAG ATCTGTTAAGCGAGGAGCCAAGGACAGGGCTACGACCACTAAGGCACTCAAAATCGGGGAAGCCAATGACCCAGTCCCTGTGGCTGAATAATAATGTCCTCAATGACCTGAGAGACTTCAACCATGTGGTTTCACAGCTGTTGGAGCATCCGGAGAACCTGGCCTGGATCGACCTGTCCTTCAACGACTTGACTTGCATTGACCCT ATCCTGACAACTTTCTTCAACCTCAGTGTCCTCTATCTCCATGGCAACAGCATCCAGCACCTTGGAGAGGTGAACAAGCTGGCTGTCCTCCCTCGGCTCCGGAGCCTGACACTCCATGGGAACCCcatagaggaagagaaggggtaCAG GCAGTATGTGCTGTGCACCCTGCCCCGTATCACCACGTTCGACTTCAGTGGGGTCACCAAAGCAGACCGCACAACAGCTGAAGTGTGGAAACGCATGAACATCAAACCCAAGAAGGTCCAGGTCAAGCACAACGTATCCTGA
- the LRRC51 gene encoding leucine-rich repeat-containing protein 51 isoform X2 codes for MNKCNYMNTSVQEPPLDYSFRSIHVTQDLLSEEPRTGLRPLRHSKSGKPMTQSLWLNNNVLNDLRDFNHVVSQLLEHPENLAWIDLSFNDLTCIDPILTTFFNLSVLYLHGNSIQHLGEVNKLAVLPRLRSLTLHGNPIEEEKGYREYPKCPTMECQIYDSVPDCPWELRQVGHLG; via the exons ATGAACAAATGCAACTATATGAACACTTCAGTGCAAGAGCCCCCACTTGACTACTCCTTCCGAAGCATCCATGTGACCCAAG ATCTGTTAAGCGAGGAGCCAAGGACAGGGCTACGACCACTAAGGCACTCAAAATCGGGGAAGCCAATGACCCAGTCCCTGTGGCTGAATAATAATGTCCTCAATGACCTGAGAGACTTCAACCATGTGGTTTCACAGCTGTTGGAGCATCCGGAGAACCTGGCCTGGATCGACCTGTCCTTCAACGACTTGACTTGCATTGACCCT ATCCTGACAACTTTCTTCAACCTCAGTGTCCTCTATCTCCATGGCAACAGCATCCAGCACCTTGGAGAGGTGAACAAGCTGGCTGTCCTCCCTCGGCTCCGGAGCCTGACACTCCATGGGAACCCcatagaggaagagaaggggtaCAG ggAATATCCCAAGTGCCCAACTATGGAGTGCCAGATCTACGATTCAGTTCCTGACTGCCCTTGGGAGCTGAGACAAGTTGGTCATCTAGGATGA
- the LRRC51 gene encoding leucine-rich repeat-containing protein 51 isoform X5, protein MTQSLWLNNNVLNDLRDFNHVVSQLLEHPENLAWIDLSFNDLTCIDPILTTFFNLSVLYLHGNSIQHLGEVNKLAVLPRLRSLTLHGNPIEEEKGYRQYVLCTLPRITTFDFSGVTKADRTTAEVWKRMNIKPKKVQVKHNVS, encoded by the exons ATGACCCAGTCCCTGTGGCTGAATAATAATGTCCTCAATGACCTGAGAGACTTCAACCATGTGGTTTCACAGCTGTTGGAGCATCCGGAGAACCTGGCCTGGATCGACCTGTCCTTCAACGACTTGACTTGCATTGACCCT ATCCTGACAACTTTCTTCAACCTCAGTGTCCTCTATCTCCATGGCAACAGCATCCAGCACCTTGGAGAGGTGAACAAGCTGGCTGTCCTCCCTCGGCTCCGGAGCCTGACACTCCATGGGAACCCcatagaggaagagaaggggtaCAG GCAGTATGTGCTGTGCACCCTGCCCCGTATCACCACGTTCGACTTCAGTGGGGTCACCAAAGCAGACCGCACAACAGCTGAAGTGTGGAAACGCATGAACATCAAACCCAAGAAGGTCCAGGTCAAGCACAACGTATCCTGA
- the LAMTOR1 gene encoding ragulator complex protein LAMTOR1 has protein sequence MGCCYSSENEDSDQDREERKLLLDPSSPPTKALNGAEPNYHSLPSARTDEQALLSSILAKTASNIIDVSAADSQGMEQHEYMDRARQYSTRLAVLSSSLTHWKKLPPLPSLTSQPHQVLASEPVPFSDLQQVSRIAAYAYSALSQIRVDAKEELVVQFGIP, from the exons GACCGAGAGGAGCGGAAACTGCTGCTGGACCCTAGCAGCCCCCCAACCAAAGCCCTCAATGGAGCCGAGCCCAACTACCACAGCCTGCCTTCCGCTCGCACAGATGAGCAGGCACTGCTCTCCTCTATCCTCGCCAAGACAGCCAG CAACATCATCGACGTGTCTGCTGCAGACTCCCAGGGCATGGAGCAGCATGAGTACATGGACCGGGCAAGGCAGTACAG CACTCGCCTCGCTGTGCTGAGCAGCAGCCTGACCCATTGGAAGAAGCTGCCGCCGCTGCCATCTCTCACCAGCCAGCCCCACCAGGTGTTGGCCAGCGAACCTGTCCCCTTCTCCGACTTGCAGCAG GTCTCCAGGATAGCTGCTTATGCCTACAGTGCACTTTCTCAGATCCGTGTGGACGCGAAAGAGGAGCTGGTTGTACAGTTTGGGATCCCGTGA